One Helianthus annuus cultivar XRQ/B chromosome 12, HanXRQr2.0-SUNRISE, whole genome shotgun sequence genomic region harbors:
- the LOC110914204 gene encoding suppressor of Mek1-like: MIDVYTEHGSTSIPSYLPIPAACLVIEEINEEEDNGIVGSVISNDDSNVNADSRNVNVENNNDKGEDVNADCEEGVNVDDRNDKNDKCEDVNVDCDESVNLDDGDDHITEEDSESDYIVDKGNNMDDRQVDMKNYKLNIDVGVVNNIKVVDKYDFNEEVLENETFDSGPESDNEANSIRRHSLRVIKNTQGLLEVKGKDKGQQEKKGKDEGLKENDIKDDKVNIEGNHGIPIKAVQEQFQRRYELNVSKMKAYRAKIKAKKQVQGDYKSQYTLLKSYVDKLLNTNPRLTIKIEVEPVKNSSDNTRIFKRIYVCLGALKHGFKAIGRELLGLDGAFMNGPYPGQILSTIGADPNNNIYPVAYAIVEA, translated from the exons ATGATAGATGTGTATACTGAACATGGTAGTACAAGTATACCATCATATTTGCCTATACCAGCTGCATGTTTGGTTATTGAAGAAATTAATGAAGAGGAGGACAATGGAATAGTAGGGAGTGTTATAAGCAATG ATGATAGTAATGTTAATGCAGATTCTAGGAATGTTAATGTAGAAAATAATAATGATAAGGGTGAGGATGTTAATGCAGATTGTGAGGAGGGTGTCAATGTAGATGATAGaaatgataaaaatgataagTGTGAGGATGTTAATGTGGATT GTGATGAGAGTGTTAATTTAGATGATGGGGATGATCATATAACAGAGGAGGATAGTGAGAGTGATTACATTGTTGATAAGGGAAACAATATGGATGATCGTCAAGTGGATATGAAGAACTATAAGTTGAATATTGATGTGGGTGTGGTTAACAATATCAAAGTTGTTGACAAATATGATTTTAATGAGGAAGTCTTGGAAAATGAGACCTTTGACAGTGGACCAGAATCTGATAATGAGGCTAATAGTATTAGAAGGCATAGTTTAAGG gtcattaaaaatacTCAAGGTTTGTTAGAAGTCAAAGGAAAAGATAAGGGTCAACAGGAAAAGAAAGGCAAAGATGAGGGGCTAAAAGAGAATGACATTAAAGATGACAAAGTTAAT ATCGAGGGAAATCATGGTATACCGATCAAAGCTGTACAGGAACAGTTCCAGAGGAGGTATGAGTTGAATGTGTCTAAAATGAAAGCATACAGGGCCAAGATCAAGGCAAAGAAACAGGTACAAGGGGATTATAAGTCACAATATACTTTGCTGAAGTCATATGTAGATAAACTGTTGAATACAAACCCTAGGTTAACAATTAAGATTGAGGTTGAACCTGTAAAAAATTCAAGTGATAACACCAGAATCTTTAAAAGGATATATGTATGCTTGGGAGCTTTGAAACATGGATTTAAGGCTATAGGAAGGGAACTGTTAGGTTTGGATGGAGCTTTCATGAATGGTCCTTACCCTGGTCAGATCTTATCTACTATTGGTGCTGATCCAAACAATAATATCTACCCTGTAGCTTATGCAATTGTCGAGGCATAG